Proteins from one Microbacterium faecale genomic window:
- a CDS encoding phosphotransferase has protein sequence MARSTLTLAAAASAALGDEVITTTRRLTAQGAGRFDAALVTASGEDVVVRIPTDETALTDVEAELVALRALTAGARELLGFAAPEIRGTAPLEDSRVVATTFLPGYLVEAAHIPAGRGVATAIGSATARLHTLPPSIVRSAGLPERSAADARADLEKLLDAIGRSGRVPVRLMVRWREAAEDDRLWGYESTVVLGGAQSTSFVMRDDAEGAPVVTGVLDWQGLAIGDPAVDLHWTAGAPDAADDVFRSYAGGAVRAPDRALRVRTRLHAELEFARWLLHGIEAHRPDVVDDAADLLESLSDGLVNDVLLADLPARERADVSEAVALLDRVPRTERETSDTSMHTDAFDPDELRLHAEEDWDAAPPRSAPDDADATQPSLELEPDATQPVDLTDDER, from the coding sequence ATGGCACGATCCACTCTCACTCTAGCGGCGGCTGCGTCGGCGGCTCTGGGAGACGAGGTCATCACGACGACGCGCCGACTGACGGCGCAGGGAGCCGGCCGTTTCGATGCTGCGCTCGTGACGGCGTCCGGCGAAGACGTCGTCGTGCGGATCCCCACGGATGAGACGGCGCTCACGGACGTCGAGGCAGAACTCGTCGCGCTGCGCGCGCTCACCGCGGGCGCACGCGAACTGCTGGGGTTCGCGGCCCCGGAGATCCGAGGAACGGCGCCGCTGGAGGATTCGCGCGTCGTCGCGACGACGTTCCTGCCGGGTTATCTCGTCGAGGCCGCGCACATCCCCGCGGGTCGCGGCGTCGCGACGGCAATCGGCTCCGCCACTGCGCGCCTGCACACCCTGCCGCCGTCGATCGTGCGATCGGCGGGCCTTCCCGAGCGCAGCGCGGCGGATGCGCGTGCCGACCTCGAGAAGCTGCTCGACGCGATCGGCCGCAGCGGCCGGGTCCCCGTGCGACTGATGGTGCGCTGGCGGGAGGCCGCCGAGGACGACCGCCTGTGGGGGTACGAATCGACAGTCGTGCTGGGCGGAGCGCAGTCGACCTCGTTCGTGATGCGGGACGATGCGGAGGGCGCGCCCGTCGTGACGGGCGTCCTCGACTGGCAGGGCCTGGCGATCGGCGACCCTGCCGTCGACCTGCACTGGACGGCGGGCGCGCCTGACGCCGCCGACGACGTCTTCCGCTCGTACGCGGGCGGAGCCGTGCGCGCGCCCGATCGCGCGCTCCGCGTCCGCACACGGCTGCACGCCGAGCTGGAGTTCGCCCGCTGGCTGCTTCACGGCATCGAAGCGCACCGCCCGGATGTCGTGGACGACGCGGCGGACCTGTTGGAGTCGCTGTCCGACGGGCTCGTCAACGACGTGCTTCTCGCCGACCTCCCGGCGCGCGAACGCGCCGACGTCTCGGAGGCGGTCGCGCTGCTCGATCGTGTGCCGCGCACCGAACGTGAAACGTCGGATACCTCAATGCACACCGATGCCTTCGATCCCGACGAGCTCCGCCTCCACGCAGAGGAGGACTGGGACGCCGCTCCCCCGCGGAGCGCTCCGGATGACGCCGACGCGACCCAGCCCTCGCTCGAACTGGAACCGGACGCGACCCAGCCCGTCGACCTCACCGACGACGAACGCTGA